From Variimorphobacter saccharofermentans, one genomic window encodes:
- a CDS encoding LuxR C-terminal-related transcriptional regulator gives MNGHKPINARRFSVAGFSFLFAYILSFQFEGQVLYSLLDLRGTDADRYILAAIIAHFAGLFTCGLFVKSQATARSMMLGGMGLCLAASVPFFFAPSSLWLSGLIVSGYFSGCAVAAWGFFLRAFTPKNERIKSCADVLIYSNLLMIAVNVFAMNRSPFIGLSLSMLCLVIGIAFIWMLPLGQENEQNKTFKNKTQGGIKNQLILLCFFVFIITINSGLMYQVINPAFEHLTGLVSWYWAVPYIVALVIMRNLPMKAKRSRILYIGMAMIIGAFISFMLLGRNTSDYLTVDTLMLGACGIFDLFWWSILGEMLDYSDNPAQTFGIGLSANVFGILCGGVLGMAVTSMGLPGAEVAVIALTVVCVTLVMLPPLNNQLVLLLKSHAYLAAYDNMSQSQQTDIVRQTKTLDPLTVREQEVLQLILSGKSNREIAGALFISESTVKTHARNIFSKYDVGSRAELISTLLKNQTIE, from the coding sequence ATGAACGGCCATAAACCAATAAACGCCCGCAGGTTTTCTGTTGCCGGATTTTCATTTCTCTTTGCCTATATTCTGTCGTTTCAGTTTGAGGGGCAGGTGCTATACAGCCTGCTGGATTTGCGTGGAACAGACGCCGACCGTTACATACTGGCTGCAATTATCGCACATTTTGCGGGGCTTTTTACCTGCGGTCTGTTTGTCAAATCACAAGCGACCGCCAGAAGCATGATGCTCGGCGGCATGGGCTTATGCTTAGCCGCTTCTGTTCCCTTCTTTTTTGCTCCCTCCTCTCTATGGTTGAGCGGACTGATTGTCAGCGGATACTTTAGTGGCTGCGCAGTGGCGGCATGGGGATTTTTTCTCAGGGCCTTTACGCCCAAGAACGAGCGCATTAAATCCTGCGCCGATGTTCTGATTTATTCCAATCTGCTGATGATTGCAGTCAACGTGTTTGCCATGAACCGGTCGCCGTTTATCGGGCTAAGCCTCTCGATGCTTTGTCTTGTAATCGGTATAGCCTTCATCTGGATGCTGCCGTTGGGGCAGGAGAATGAGCAGAACAAAACATTTAAAAACAAGACGCAAGGCGGCATTAAAAACCAACTGATATTGCTGTGTTTTTTTGTCTTTATCATCACAATTAATTCTGGACTGATGTATCAGGTCATCAATCCTGCTTTTGAGCATCTGACGGGATTGGTAAGCTGGTATTGGGCCGTGCCTTATATCGTAGCGCTTGTTATTATGCGCAACTTACCTATGAAAGCAAAGCGTTCCAGAATTTTGTATATTGGAATGGCAATGATAATAGGAGCGTTCATCAGCTTTATGTTGTTAGGGCGAAATACCTCCGACTATTTGACTGTGGATACGCTGATGCTCGGTGCTTGCGGTATTTTTGATCTGTTTTGGTGGAGCATCCTTGGAGAAATGCTGGATTATAGCGACAATCCCGCACAAACCTTTGGCATTGGGCTTTCCGCCAATGTATTCGGCATCCTTTGCGGAGGAGTCTTGGGGATGGCTGTGACATCTATGGGGCTTCCCGGTGCGGAGGTGGCGGTGATTGCCCTGACAGTGGTGTGCGTTACGCTGGTTATGCTACCGCCGTTGAACAACCAGCTTGTTTTACTGCTGAAAAGCCATGCTTATCTTGCTGCTTATGACAATATGAGCCAGTCACAGCAAACGGACATTGTTCGTCAAACTAAAACTCTTGATCCGCTGACTGTCCGGGAGCAGGAGGTATTGCAGCTAATCCTTTCAGGCAAATCCAACCGGGAAATTGCCGGGGCTTTGTTTATCAGTGAGAGTACTGTAAAAACACATGCAAGGAACATTTTTTCAAAATATGATGTAGGTAGTCGGGCAGAACTCATAAGCACCCTGCTGAAGAATCAAACGATTGAATGA
- a CDS encoding N-acetylmuramoyl-L-alanine amidase, whose amino-acid sequence MPSPVLGKNQYNNHWNQDKPDGRQVCVHAFIGKLADGSIATYQTLPWNHRGWHGGSGSKGSVNDTHISFEICEDGLTDAAYFNAVYKEATELCAYLCKEYKLDPMADDVIIGHYEGHKRGIASNHADPGHWFPKHGKSMDTFRAEVKKLLSAIEAPTSTDPKKLYRVQVGAYSVKANADAMLKKVKAAGFKDAFIKYS is encoded by the coding sequence ATGCCGTCGCCGGTATTGGGCAAGAACCAGTATAATAACCATTGGAATCAGGATAAGCCGGATGGGCGGCAGGTCTGTGTACATGCCTTTATTGGCAAACTGGCGGATGGCAGTATCGCAACATACCAAACCCTCCCGTGGAATCATCGAGGTTGGCATGGTGGCTCCGGTTCAAAAGGCTCAGTCAACGATACTCATATCAGTTTTGAAATTTGTGAAGATGGACTGACCGATGCCGCCTACTTCAATGCTGTGTATAAAGAAGCAACTGAATTATGCGCCTATCTTTGCAAAGAGTACAAGCTCGACCCAATGGCAGATGACGTGATCATTGGGCATTACGAAGGGCATAAGCGCGGTATCGCCAGTAACCATGCCGACCCCGGGCACTGGTTTCCTAAACACGGGAAGTCAATGGATACTTTCCGTGCCGAAGTTAAAAAGTTGCTGTCAGCAATAGAAGCGCCTACCTCCACCGATCCAAAGAAACTGTACCGAGTTCAAGTCGGTGCATACTCTGTCAAAGCAAATGCTGACGCCATGCTTAAGAAAGTTAAGGCGGCAGGATTTAAGGATGCTTTCATTAAATATTCGTGA
- a CDS encoding SHOCT domain-containing protein: MFNEQKLELMRCPIGEGQKIDGEVNSTPHEQMQREVDYVRAQQILTSMLEKDLITLSEFNKITELNRKTFSPLLAEIMP; encoded by the coding sequence GTGTTCAATGAACAGAAACTTGAGTTAATGCGTTGCCCTATTGGCGAAGGGCAGAAAATCGATGGTGAAGTGAACTCTACTCCGCATGAGCAAATGCAGCGCGAAGTTGATTATGTGAGAGCGCAGCAAATACTCACTTCTATGCTTGAGAAAGATTTAATTACCTTGTCGGAATTCAACAAGATAACCGAATTAAATCGCAAAACTTTCTCGCCGCTATTAGCCGAGATTATGCCTTGA
- a CDS encoding recombinase family protein: MKKVTKIAQNTANLTEQTKLRVAAYCRVSTDSDEQLESLDTQIKHYKSYVNANPEWEFAGLYYDEGISGTKKEKRPELLRMIADCEDRKIDLIVTKSISRFARNTTDCLELVRKLLNLGIFIYFEKENINTGSMESELMLSILSGLAESESVSIAENNKWSIQRRFQNGTYKISYPPYGYNNVDGEMVVNEQQAEIVRYIFASILSGKSTHKIAAELNNRKVSTKKGGRWTATTIRGMVGNEKYTGDVIFQKTYTDVHFNRHNNRGEKDQYLIKNHHEAIISHEDYEAAQDIIEQRGKEKGLERQHKKYQNRYPFSGSIICGQCGGTFKRRIHSSGRHRIAWCCSIHIEDIKKCSMKYVPESDFEYAFVTMMNKFIFGHEFVLKPLLISLRGLNSDETMGNIQALDRKLEENAEQRNVLVGLMTKGYLEPAVYNKSNNELLQEAERLRRQKESITRFLNNDFQNLSEVSALLQYATKASIMKGFDGDIFKRFVERVVVYSRAEIGFELKCGITLKERLVR; the protein is encoded by the coding sequence TTGAAAAAGGTAACGAAAATTGCTCAAAACACGGCCAATTTAACCGAACAGACTAAGTTGCGGGTTGCGGCCTACTGCCGTGTATCTACCGACAGCGATGAACAGCTCGAAAGTCTGGATACTCAAATAAAGCATTATAAATCCTACGTCAATGCAAATCCTGAGTGGGAATTCGCCGGGCTCTATTATGATGAGGGCATCTCCGGAACAAAAAAGGAAAAGCGGCCTGAATTGCTTCGAATGATTGCAGACTGTGAAGACAGAAAAATAGACCTCATTGTAACGAAGTCTATCAGCAGATTTGCTCGAAATACAACCGATTGTCTTGAACTGGTTAGAAAACTGCTTAACCTCGGCATTTTTATTTATTTCGAGAAAGAGAACATCAACACAGGGTCAATGGAAAGCGAACTCATGCTGTCAATCCTAAGTGGACTGGCTGAAAGTGAATCGGTTTCCATCGCTGAAAATAACAAGTGGTCGATACAGCGTCGCTTTCAAAATGGCACGTACAAGATATCCTATCCGCCATATGGCTACAATAACGTAGATGGGGAGATGGTCGTTAACGAGCAACAAGCAGAAATTGTGCGCTATATTTTCGCTTCAATTCTATCCGGTAAAAGCACTCACAAAATTGCCGCCGAGTTAAACAACCGAAAAGTATCCACTAAAAAAGGCGGTCGCTGGACAGCAACAACAATCCGTGGAATGGTTGGGAACGAAAAATATACAGGTGATGTAATTTTTCAAAAAACCTATACCGATGTCCATTTTAATCGGCATAACAACAGGGGTGAGAAGGATCAGTATCTGATCAAAAACCATCATGAGGCGATTATCAGTCATGAAGATTATGAAGCTGCTCAGGATATTATCGAACAGCGTGGCAAGGAAAAAGGCTTAGAAAGGCAACATAAAAAATATCAAAACCGCTATCCATTTTCGGGTAGTATCATCTGCGGTCAGTGCGGAGGTACATTTAAGCGCAGAATCCATTCAAGCGGCAGGCATAGAATTGCTTGGTGCTGCTCCATTCATATCGAAGACATCAAAAAATGCTCCATGAAATATGTGCCAGAGTCAGATTTTGAATATGCGTTTGTTACCATGATGAACAAATTTATTTTCGGTCATGAATTCGTCCTCAAACCTTTACTTATCAGCCTGCGTGGGTTGAATTCAGATGAAACTATGGGAAACATTCAGGCACTTGACCGAAAACTTGAAGAAAACGCAGAACAGAGAAATGTACTGGTTGGGCTGATGACCAAAGGTTATCTTGAGCCTGCCGTTTACAATAAGAGCAATAATGAACTGTTGCAAGAGGCAGAACGACTACGCCGTCAAAAGGAATCCATAACCCGATTCTTAAATAACGATTTCCAAAACTTAAGTGAGGTCAGTGCCCTATTGCAATATGCCACCAAGGCATCGATAATGAAGGGCTTTGACGGTGATATTTTTAAACGCTTTGTGGAGCGGGTTGTTGTGTATTCCCGAGCAGAGATTGGATTTGAGCTAAAATGCGGCATTACACTGAAAGAAAGGTTGGTGAGATAA
- a CDS encoding recombinase family protein, which translates to MSHIPFGYRIENGKAVIDKEAAEQIKILFQSYLSGDSLATAAKKAGIEGFHSGIGRMLRNTRYLGDEFYPAIIDKDTFNTAEAERIMRADRLGRTKKFKQEREVVYPTTFRMKEGTEEFDDPFERAEYSYSLIETEVNKNGSQ; encoded by the coding sequence ATGAGCCATATACCATTTGGCTACCGTATTGAAAACGGAAAAGCCGTAATTGATAAAGAGGCTGCAGAACAGATAAAAATATTGTTCCAATCTTACCTGAGCGGCGATTCCTTGGCGACAGCAGCTAAGAAAGCTGGTATTGAAGGTTTCCATTCCGGTATCGGCAGGATGCTACGAAATACCCGATACCTCGGTGATGAGTTTTATCCGGCTATAATTGACAAAGACACTTTCAACACTGCCGAAGCAGAACGAATTATGCGGGCGGATAGACTCGGTCGTACCAAAAAGTTTAAACAAGAAAGAGAGGTCGTCTATCCTACCACCTTCCGCATGAAAGAAGGAACAGAGGAATTCGACGACCCCTTCGAGCGAGCGGAATACTCCTATAGTTTAATTGAAACGGAGGTGAACAAGAATGGCAGTCAGTAA
- a CDS encoding recombinase family protein — translation MAVSKNVTVIPARKHTRKSKDEEKPKLRVAAYCRVSTDSDEQATSYDTQIEHYTTYIQGHPDWVLAGIFADDGISGTNTKKREEFNRMIDECMAGNIDMIITKSISRFARNTLDCLKYIRQLKEKNIPVYFEKENINTMDSKGEVLLTIMASLAQQESQSLSQNVKLGLQYRYQQGEIQVNCARFLGYTKDENKRLVVVPEEAEIVKRIYREYLEGASMLKIARGLEADGILNGAGNERWHTSNINNILRNEKYIGDALLQKTYTVNFLTKKRVKNNGIVPQYYVENSHEAIIPREVFMQVQEELIRRRIVHTSPNGKTRTFSSNHVFAQIIICGKCGEVFRRVHWNNRGKKSIVWRCVSRLENTGLFCDARTVLESTIEQVLVTAINQTLCDKDSFLTTLRDNIATVISRESDKALADIDKRLEELQTELLKLATSNADYDKVGDEIHRLRDQKQNLLLENANRDELKKRIADMSTFLKKQSTALAEYDKQLVRRLIDKVTVFEDKFTVEFKSGVTVDVDE, via the coding sequence ATGGCAGTCAGTAAAAATGTCACCGTGATACCGGCAAGGAAGCATACTCGCAAGAGCAAGGACGAGGAAAAACCGAAGCTGCGCGTTGCTGCTTACTGCCGTGTTTCCACAGACAGCGATGAGCAGGCTACCAGTTATGACACGCAGATTGAACACTATACCACCTACATACAAGGTCACCCCGACTGGGTACTGGCGGGGATTTTTGCGGACGACGGTATCTCCGGTACCAATACTAAGAAACGCGAAGAATTTAACCGCATGATTGACGAGTGTATGGCAGGTAATATCGATATGATCATTACAAAATCCATCAGCCGATTTGCCCGAAACACACTGGACTGTTTGAAATATATCCGTCAGCTTAAGGAGAAAAACATTCCCGTTTACTTCGAGAAGGAAAATATAAACACCATGGATTCCAAGGGCGAAGTTCTGCTCACAATTATGGCATCCCTTGCCCAACAGGAAAGCCAGTCATTGAGCCAAAACGTAAAGCTGGGTCTGCAGTATCGTTATCAGCAAGGTGAAATTCAAGTCAACTGCGCTCGGTTCCTCGGTTACACCAAGGATGAGAATAAGCGTCTTGTGGTTGTACCCGAAGAAGCCGAAATCGTAAAGCGCATTTATCGAGAATACCTTGAGGGTGCAAGTATGCTGAAGATTGCCCGGGGGTTAGAGGCCGACGGTATCTTAAACGGAGCAGGTAATGAGCGCTGGCACACCAGTAACATTAACAACATTCTACGAAACGAAAAGTACATCGGAGATGCGCTCTTGCAGAAAACCTATACGGTTAATTTTCTTACAAAGAAGCGGGTCAAGAACAACGGTATCGTTCCGCAGTACTATGTAGAGAACAGCCATGAAGCCATCATCCCGCGTGAAGTTTTCATGCAGGTGCAGGAGGAGCTTATTCGCCGCCGTATTGTGCACACAAGCCCGAACGGAAAGACCAGAACTTTCAGCAGCAACCACGTGTTTGCTCAAATAATCATCTGCGGCAAATGCGGTGAGGTTTTTCGCAGGGTACATTGGAACAACAGAGGTAAGAAGTCTATCGTCTGGCGCTGTGTCAGCCGATTAGAAAACACAGGCCTATTCTGCGACGCCCGCACGGTACTGGAAAGTACCATCGAGCAAGTGCTGGTCACCGCCATCAATCAGACGCTCTGCGACAAAGACTCTTTTCTCACTACTCTACGGGACAACATCGCCACCGTTATAAGCCGTGAAAGCGACAAGGCTTTGGCGGATATCGATAAGCGGTTGGAAGAGCTGCAAACGGAACTTTTGAAGCTGGCTACCTCCAATGCCGATTATGATAAAGTCGGCGACGAGATCCACCGCCTGCGTGACCAGAAGCAGAATCTACTGCTTGAAAACGCCAACCGTGATGAACTCAAAAAGCGGATTGCTGATATGAGCACATTCCTAAAGAAGCAGTCCACCGCCCTCGCCGAATACGACAAGCAGCTTGTTCGGAGGTTGATTGATAAGGTCACGGTCTTCGAGGATAAATTCACCGTGGAATTCAAGTCCGGCGTGACGGTGGATGTGGATGAATAG
- a CDS encoding ferritin family protein — translation MADKYAVRNIRLCTKDCLCLYVCPTGATDTENSIIDVDKCIGCGDCADACPSGAISMVPKEYPKQQNKTQPVIDALKALTRSKSEQENIVAGLPGKLAVAIEKSNHIMAEDIIREAGYMLPQSENAQEFLQSLLGEKQPEGFPKETVKKLLEAFNKSEEDKNMSENKTLKNLMAAFTGEAEANRKYTAYAKKAEKDGNLNAAKLFRAAADAETIHALKHFEVAGKIGSTADNLKDGINGETYEYKEMYPPFVKQAEAEGNKAAAMSFTFAMKAEEVHAGLYKDALENLDNTEEVFYYLCPVCGNIEKFQPEKCSICGVPGDKFIKY, via the coding sequence ATGGCTGATAAATATGCAGTAAGAAATATACGTTTGTGTACAAAGGACTGTCTATGTCTTTATGTCTGTCCTACCGGGGCGACCGATACAGAAAACAGTATAATTGATGTTGATAAGTGCATCGGCTGCGGCGATTGTGCGGATGCCTGCCCATCCGGAGCAATTTCAATGGTACCGAAAGAGTATCCGAAGCAGCAAAATAAAACCCAGCCTGTTATCGATGCGCTGAAAGCGTTGACGCGCAGCAAGTCGGAACAGGAGAATATAGTCGCGGGACTTCCCGGGAAACTGGCTGTCGCCATCGAAAAATCTAATCATATTATGGCGGAGGATATTATCCGTGAAGCGGGATATATGCTGCCACAAAGCGAGAACGCTCAGGAATTCTTACAATCACTTCTGGGAGAAAAACAGCCGGAAGGTTTCCCAAAAGAAACTGTTAAAAAATTATTAGAAGCTTTTAATAAAAGCGAGGAGGACAAAAACATGAGTGAAAATAAGACACTTAAAAATTTGATGGCTGCATTTACTGGAGAAGCCGAAGCAAACAGAAAGTATACAGCCTATGCCAAGAAAGCCGAAAAAGACGGAAATCTCAATGCAGCGAAATTGTTTAGAGCTGCAGCTGACGCCGAAACCATTCACGCACTAAAGCATTTTGAAGTGGCCGGAAAAATTGGTTCAACGGCAGATAACTTGAAGGATGGGATTAACGGCGAAACCTATGAATATAAAGAAATGTATCCTCCTTTCGTAAAACAAGCAGAAGCTGAAGGTAATAAGGCTGCCGCTATGTCATTTACATTTGCTATGAAAGCGGAAGAGGTTCATGCCGGTCTTTACAAGGATGCACTGGAGAACCTTGATAATACAGAAGAAGTCTTTTATTATCTTTGCCCTGTCTGTGGAAATATCGAGAAGTTTCAGCCTGAAAAATGCAGTATTTGTGGCGTTCCGGGGGATAAATTTATTAAGTATTAA
- a CDS encoding rubredoxin, whose protein sequence is MAKYICSVCGFVYDEAKGIPDAGIAAGTRWKDLPEDWVCPLCGATKSEFEKQGESDMTPKKEPISVIESPVDMKEMSPLEVSALCTNLARGCEKQYKPEEATLFNELAGYFKSVSAPTEDPHFSKLLDLIEKDLKQSFPNANAVATDAKDRGALRALVWSEKVTRILKSIISRYQKEGDAMLENTGVYVCTICGFVYIGDKLPEVCPVCKVPNWKFEKIEGRQ, encoded by the coding sequence ATGGCAAAATACATATGTTCCGTATGTGGATTTGTCTACGACGAAGCAAAAGGCATTCCCGATGCAGGCATTGCTGCGGGTACAAGGTGGAAAGACCTACCTGAGGATTGGGTCTGTCCGCTATGTGGTGCGACAAAATCCGAATTTGAGAAACAGGGAGAATCAGATATGACCCCGAAAAAGGAGCCGATATCTGTAATTGAGTCACCTGTAGATATGAAGGAGATGTCCCCCTTAGAAGTTAGTGCACTTTGCACGAATCTTGCACGTGGGTGTGAAAAACAGTACAAGCCCGAAGAAGCAACTCTATTTAATGAACTGGCTGGTTATTTTAAATCGGTATCAGCACCGACCGAAGACCCGCATTTCAGTAAGCTACTTGACCTTATTGAAAAGGACCTTAAGCAGAGCTTCCCAAATGCCAATGCCGTGGCAACTGATGCAAAGGATAGAGGTGCGCTCCGTGCTCTTGTCTGGAGCGAGAAGGTAACTCGGATTTTGAAATCTATTATAAGTAGATATCAAAAAGAAGGCGACGCAATGTTGGAGAATACAGGCGTTTATGTCTGTACTATCTGCGGCTTTGTGTACATAGGAGATAAGCTGCCGGAGGTTTGCCCTGTTTGCAAGGTACCTAATTGGAAATTTGAAAAGATTGAGGGGAGGCAATAA
- a CDS encoding NifB/NifX family molybdenum-iron cluster-binding protein, with protein sequence MLKIAVASENGMVTEHFGHCEGFMIFDTENNQIIKSETVANPGHRPGFLPNFLADCGVNVIISGGMGGGAVEIFNERNVEVVVGASGNAKTAVENYLKGELKTTGSVCHEHQHHDECGE encoded by the coding sequence ATGCTGAAAATTGCAGTAGCAAGCGAAAATGGAATGGTGACTGAGCACTTTGGACATTGCGAAGGTTTCATGATTTTTGATACTGAAAATAATCAAATCATCAAAAGCGAAACCGTTGCTAACCCCGGGCATAGGCCTGGATTCTTACCTAACTTTCTTGCCGATTGCGGTGTAAATGTCATCATCAGCGGTGGTATGGGCGGAGGTGCGGTTGAGATTTTTAATGAAAGGAACGTTGAAGTTGTTGTAGGAGCTTCTGGTAACGCGAAAACTGCTGTAGAAAATTATCTGAAGGGTGAGCTTAAGACAACAGGTTCCGTCTGCCACGAGCATCAGCATCACGATGAGTGCGGCGAATAA
- a CDS encoding Mrp/NBP35 family ATP-binding protein, with the protein MSENCNQSCSSCSEDCAERKEQKTDFSEKLHEMSSVKKVIGVVSGKGGVGKSLVTSMLAVTMNRMGYHTAILDADVTGPSIPKAFGIKEKAKGSEFGLFPVKTKTGIDIMSVNLLLENDTDPVVWRGPIIAGTVKQFWTDVIWSDVDFMFIDMPPGTGDVPLTVFQSIAVDGLIVVTSPQELVSMIVSKAVKMAEMMNIPIIGLVENMSYFKCPDNGKNYQIFGESHIEEIAEKHNLKVLTKLPIDPKISAACDKGMIELFDGNWFEPVAKILEKMEEN; encoded by the coding sequence ATGAGCGAAAATTGCAATCAAAGCTGTAGCAGTTGTTCGGAGGACTGCGCAGAAAGAAAAGAACAAAAAACAGATTTCTCCGAGAAGCTGCATGAGATGAGCAGTGTAAAAAAGGTTATTGGTGTTGTCAGCGGCAAAGGCGGTGTCGGAAAATCACTTGTTACCTCAATGCTTGCAGTTACAATGAATAGAATGGGCTATCATACCGCTATTCTAGATGCGGATGTTACCGGACCTTCTATTCCTAAGGCATTTGGTATCAAAGAAAAAGCTAAAGGCAGTGAGTTCGGCTTATTCCCTGTTAAAACGAAGACCGGGATTGATATTATGTCTGTAAATTTGCTTTTAGAAAACGATACTGATCCGGTTGTCTGGAGAGGGCCGATTATTGCCGGCACAGTAAAACAGTTTTGGACAGATGTTATTTGGAGCGATGTAGATTTTATGTTCATTGATATGCCTCCGGGCACCGGCGATGTTCCACTTACGGTATTTCAGTCCATTGCTGTTGATGGACTTATCGTTGTGACCTCACCGCAGGAGCTTGTATCCATGATCGTATCAAAGGCTGTTAAAATGGCTGAGATGATGAATATCCCTATTATCGGTCTGGTGGAAAATATGTCCTATTTCAAATGCCCTGATAACGGCAAGAATTATCAGATATTTGGCGAAAGTCATATTGAAGAAATTGCCGAAAAACATAATTTAAAGGTTCTTACTAAGTTACCTATTGACCCGAAAATCTCAGCTGCATGTGACAAGGGTATGATAGAGCTTTTCGATGGCAATTGGTTTGAGCCGGTTGCAAAAATCTTAGAAAAAATGGAGGAAAACTAA
- a CDS encoding MBL fold metallo-hydrolase produces MLIKTLVENTSISKDFGSEHGLSLYIETKKHKILFDVGASELFLQNAKKLNVNIADVDFLVISHGHYDHGGGLKTFLKENTKAEVFLHRLAFEKHYAIRPNDELDFIGLDEELNQNKQIVLTSDRFFINSGIQVFSNITQRKPRPKSNSGLLKEYKGQTIADIFAHEQNLVVEEDGKTLLVTGCAHNGIINILEHFHTLKGRMPGYVIGGFHLSSRSGGNEDSEMIDRIGKYLMGTKAKFYTCHCTGVEPYKRLKAGMRDSIDYLSAGSEIVI; encoded by the coding sequence ATGCTTATTAAAACGTTGGTTGAAAACACCTCGATATCAAAAGACTTTGGCAGCGAGCATGGCCTTAGCCTGTATATAGAAACAAAGAAACATAAAATATTGTTTGATGTGGGCGCAAGCGAGCTGTTTCTTCAAAATGCAAAAAAGCTTAATGTGAATATTGCTGATGTTGACTTTCTTGTGATTTCGCATGGACACTATGACCACGGCGGAGGGCTAAAAACCTTTTTGAAAGAAAACACAAAAGCCGAGGTATTTCTACATCGACTCGCTTTTGAAAAGCACTATGCGATCCGTCCAAACGATGAATTGGATTTTATAGGTCTTGATGAAGAACTGAATCAAAACAAACAAATTGTCCTCACCTCAGACCGTTTCTTTATTAACAGTGGAATCCAAGTATTCTCTAATATTACCCAAAGAAAGCCGCGTCCAAAATCAAACAGTGGTTTGCTAAAGGAATATAAGGGGCAAACGATAGCTGATATCTTTGCACATGAACAAAACCTCGTGGTAGAGGAAGACGGGAAAACCCTATTAGTAACAGGCTGCGCTCATAATGGCATCATAAATATACTTGAGCATTTTCACACGCTAAAAGGTCGAATGCCGGGCTATGTGATAGGTGGATTTCATCTTTCCAGCCGCTCAGGCGGAAACGAGGACTCTGAAATGATAGATAGAATTGGTAAATACCTAATGGGTACAAAAGCAAAGTTTTACACCTGCCATTGTACAGGTGTCGAGCCTTATAAAAGGCTGAAAGCTGGTATGAGGGATAGCATCGATTATCTGTCAGCAGGCAGTGAAATTGTAATCTAA
- a CDS encoding ATP-binding protein, with protein sequence MKQLLILSGKGGTGKTTIASAFIKLADAKAYADCDVDAPNLHLITGWSVKPAKTDCYGLPKAEIDPELCIKCDQCRQNCRFDAISIDEKYKVDPFACEGCGVCEYVCPVEAITMKPAVAGELMLYSDGEKVFSTAQLKMGSGTSGMLVNEVKKQMKAAAADAELAIIDGSPGIGCPVIASLSGVDMVLIVAEPSISGISDMERIINTAAKFGTKTAVCINKYDTNIENTEKIEEFCKKQGLPFIGRIPFDLGAVKAINNGQTIVDIDCTSGIAVKEVYHKTMNLLFEKGGG encoded by the coding sequence ATGAAACAACTACTAATCCTTAGCGGTAAAGGCGGAACCGGAAAAACGACAATAGCAAGTGCGTTTATAAAGCTTGCTGATGCCAAAGCATATGCGGATTGTGATGTAGATGCGCCTAACCTGCACCTCATTACCGGATGGAGTGTTAAACCTGCAAAAACTGACTGTTATGGGTTGCCAAAAGCAGAGATAGATCCGGAACTTTGCATTAAATGCGATCAGTGTAGGCAAAACTGCCGATTTGATGCTATTTCAATAGATGAAAAATACAAAGTGGATCCTTTCGCATGTGAAGGCTGCGGCGTTTGTGAGTATGTTTGTCCTGTGGAAGCGATAACTATGAAACCGGCAGTGGCCGGGGAATTGATGCTGTATTCTGATGGAGAAAAAGTATTTTCAACAGCGCAACTGAAAATGGGCAGTGGTACCTCCGGAATGCTTGTAAATGAGGTGAAAAAGCAAATGAAGGCTGCGGCAGCTGATGCGGAACTTGCCATTATTGATGGATCTCCCGGAATAGGCTGTCCTGTCATCGCATCACTTAGCGGTGTGGATATGGTTTTGATAGTCGCAGAACCTTCCATATCAGGTATCAGCGATATGGAGCGCATTATAAATACGGCAGCAAAATTCGGAACAAAGACAGCGGTATGTATCAACAAATACGATACTAACATTGAGAACACAGAGAAGATTGAAGAGTTTTGTAAAAAACAAGGGCTGCCTTTTATCGGCAGGATACCCTTTGACTTAGGTGCGGTTAAAGCTATAAATAATGGTCAAACCATTGTAGACATAGACTGCACATCGGGAATTGCGGTTAAAGAGGTTTATCACAAAACAATGAATCTACTCTTTGAAAAAGGTGGTGGCTAA